Proteins encoded by one window of Rhineura floridana isolate rRhiFlo1 chromosome 9, rRhiFlo1.hap2, whole genome shotgun sequence:
- the MTNR1A gene encoding melatonin receptor type 1A isoform X2: protein MCLLWERWHGRTFCPQQRKGNVFVVSLAIADLVVAIYPYPLVLTSVFHNGWNLGYIHCQISGFLMGLSVIGSIFNITGIAINRYCYICHSLKYDKLYSDKNSLCYVILIWVLTFVAIVPNLFVGSLQYDSRIYSCTFSQSVSSAYTIAVVFFHFMLPIAIVTFCYLRIWILVIQVRRRVKPDNKPKLKPHDFRNFVTMFVVFVLFAVCWAPLNFIGLAVAVNPDTITPRIPEWLFVSSYYMAYFNSCLNAIIYGLLNQNFRREYKRIIVTICTAKVFFQDSSNDAVDRMKSKPSPLITNNNLVKVDSV from the coding sequence GCAATGTCTTTGTTGTCAGCCTAGCCATTGCTGACCTGGTAGTGGCAATCTACCCATACCCTTTGGTCTTGACATCTGTCTTTCACAATGGATGGAACCTGGGATACATCCACTGCCAAATCAGTGGGTTTCTTATGGGCCTGAGTGTTATTGGATCCATATTCAACATTACTGGGATTGCTATTAACCGATATTGCTACATCTGCCACAGCCTGAAGTATGACAAGCTGTACAGCGACAAGAACTCCTTGTGCTATGTTATTCTTATCTGGGTCCTAACATTTGTTGCCATTGTGCCCAATCTTTTTGTCGGATCCCTTCAATATGACTCCAGGATCTACTCGTGTACCTTCTCCCAATCGGTGAGCTCTGCATACACAATTGCTGTTGTGTTTTTCCATTTCATGCTCCCAATAGCCATTgtgacattttgctacttgaggaTATGGATCTTAGTTATTCAGGTTCGGAGGAGAGTTAAACCTGACAACAAACCCAAACTAAAACCACATGACTTTAGGAACTTTGTCACCATGTTTGTGGTGTTTGTACTCTTTGCAGTCTGCTGGGCTCCTTTGAATTTTATAGGCCTTGCTGTGGCTGTCAACCCAGACACGATAACTCCCAGGATTCCAGAGTGGTTGTTTGTTTCTAGTTACTACATGGCATACTTCAACAGCTGCCTTAATGCTATCATTTATGGACTTCTGAACCAGAATTTCAGACGAGAATATAAACGAATTATTGTGACAATTTGTACGGCAAAAGTTTTCTTCCAAGACAGCTCAAATGATGCAGTCGACAGAATGAAAAGCAAGCCCTCACCACTGATCACAAACAACAATTTAGTGAAGGTTGACTCAGTGTGA